Proteins from a genomic interval of Panthera tigris isolate Pti1 chromosome A2, P.tigris_Pti1_mat1.1, whole genome shotgun sequence:
- the ALS2CL gene encoding ALS2 C-terminal-like protein isoform X2 has product MCSPEEEALLRLEEVFSSTLARINSLVLQPLLTAEPSNPQGRECLRLLQQLHKSSQQLWEVTEESLHSLRRRLCHQDSVGLESLLLLCSADRVLRIHVEYIEAYTSCVVVQAFQKAAKKRSEYWRGQRKALRQLLSGVSSEASVGTTLVQALRQPLAHHVQQYVLLLLSLGDTVGERHPTRELVVHAATLFGNLESFMRQALDQATATQALWHTLSSRLRDVLCTPARRLLQDSQHIPVTVTPLRAERVLLFDDALVLLQGHSVHTFDLKLVWVDPGQDGCTFDLLTPEEELSFCSKDPQGRMVWQWKVTQAVCQALRGKKDFPMLGAGLEPPEPPTCRCLAYTFRAEGRLCQATYEGEWCRGRPHGKGTLKWPDGRNHVGNFCQGLEHGFGILLVPQASEDKFDCYKCHWWEGSMCGYGICEYSTDEVYKGYFQAGLRHGFGVLESPPQAPQPCKYTGHWERGQKSGYGIEEDGDRGERYIGMWQADQRHGPGVMVTQAGVCYQGTFQADKMVGPGILLSEDDSLYEGTFTRDLTLVGKGKVTFPNGFTLEGSFGSGPGGGLHTQGVLDTAALPPEPSGTRKRQLGVGAFPAESRWQGVYGPFRDFVSAGCPGDLQEALLGFHVQNSRELRKSQEYLCCERTQPEDRAGRMEDVLDELLQHREPRALRQCLRKALSNSLHPLGKLLRRLMLTFQATYAGIGANKHLQALAQEEVKQHAQELWAAYRGLLQVALQRKGQAPEEDEDTETRDVQVHGLVLPLILPSFYSELFTLYLLLHETEDGLYSQGIAHLSLFPDTKLLEFLDVQKHLWPLKDLTLTTNQRLSLVRDKCFLSATECLQKIITTVDPREKLEVLERTYGEIEATVSRVLGQEHKLPMDDLLPLLIYVVSRARIQHLGAEIHLIRDMMDPIHTGGLYDFLLTALESCYEHIQKEDMRLHRFPGRGDSRRPW; this is encoded by the exons ATGTGCAGCCCTGAGGAGGAGGCCCTGCTGCGGCTGGAGGAGGTCTTTTCCTCCACCCTCGCCCGCATCAACAGCCTCGTCCTCCAGCCCCTGCTCACGGCTG AGCCCTCGAACCCCCAGGGCAGAGAGTGCCTGCGGCTCTTGCAGCAGCTACACAAGAGCTCCCAGCAGCTCTGGGAGGTGACGGAGGAGAGCCTGCACTCGCTGAGGAGGAGGCTGTGCCACCAGGACTCCGTCGGGCTGGAATCCCTGCTGTTGTTGTGCAGCGCCGACCGCGTTCTACGGATCCACGTAGA GTACATCGAAGCCTACACTAGCTGCGTGGTGGTGCAGGCCTTTCAGAAGGCAGCAAAGAAGAGGAG CGAGTACTGGCGGGGCCAGCGGAAGGCGCTGCGGCAGCTCCTGTCGGGCGTGAGCTCAGAGGCCTCCGTGGGCACAACGCTGGTCCAGGCGCTCCGCCAGCCGCTCGCCCATCACGTGCAGCAGTACGTGCTCCTCCTGCTGAGCCTCGGGGACACCGTTGGGGAG CGTCACCCCACTCGGGAGCTGGTGGTGCACGCGGCCACCCTCTTTGGGAACCTAGAGTCCTTCATGAGGCAGGCGCTGGACCAGGCCACCGCCACGCAGGCCCTCTGGCACACCCTGAGCAGCCGGCTGAGA gaTGTGCTCTGCACCCCTGCTCGCAGACTCCTGCAAGACAGCCAGCACATACCGGTGACGGTCACCCCGCTACGGGCGGAGCGCGTGCTGCTCTTCGATGATGCCCTGGTCTTGCTGCAG GGCCACAGCGTCCACACCTTTGATCTGAAGCTGGTGTGGGTGGATCCTGGGCAGGACGG GTGCACGTTTGATCTCCTCACACCTGAGGAAGAGCTCTCCTTTTGCTCCAAGGACCCCCAGGGCCGG ATGGTCTGGCAGTGGAAGGTGACTcaggctgtgtgccaggccctgcgtGGGAAGAAGGACTTCCCCATGCTGGGGGCGGGCCTGGAGCCCCCCGAGCCCCCCACCTGCCGCTGCCTGGCATACACCTTCCGCGCCGAGGGTCGGCTCTGCCAGGCCACCTACGAGGGCGAGTGGTGCCGGGGCAGGCCCCATGGCAA GGGCACCCTGAAGTGGCCAGATGGCCGGAATCACGTGGGGAATTTTTGCCAGGGCCTGGAGCACGG TTTCGGCATCCTCCTGGTGCCTCAGGCCTCCGAGGACAAGTTTGACTGTTACAAGTGCCACTGGTGGGAAGGCAGCATGTGTGGCTACGGCATCTGTGA GTACAGCACTGACGAGGTGTACAAAGGCTACTTCCAGGCGGGCCTGCGGCACGGATTCGGGGTCCTTGAGAGCCCCCCACAGGCCCCGCAGCCCTGCAAGTACACGGGCCACTGGGAGAGGGGCCAGAAGAGCGGCTACGGCATCGAGGAGGATGGTGACAG GGGTGAGCGCTATATTGGCATGTGGCAGGCTGACCAGCGCCATGGCCCAGGGGTCATGGTCACCCAGGCGGGTGTCTGCTACCAGGGCACCTTCCAGGCGGACAAGATGGTG GGCCCAGGGATCCTCCTCTCTGAAGACGACTCCTTGTATGAGGGCACCTTCACCAGGGACCTGACCCTTGTGGGGAAG ggcaaggtcaccttccccaATGGCTTCACCCTGGAGGGCTCTTTTGGCAGCGGGCCAGGAGGAGGGCTGCATACCCAGGGCGTGCTGGACACGGCTGCCCTCCCGCCAGAACCGAGTGGCACCCGTAAGAG GCAGCTAGGTGTGGGCGCCTTCCCCGCGGAGAGCCGCTGGCAGGGCGTCTACGGCCCCTTCCGGGACTTCGTTAGCGCCGGCTGCCCTGGGGACTTGCAGGAGGCCCTGCTGGGCTTCCACGTGCAGAACTCGAGGGAGCTTCGCAAGTCCCAGGAGTACCTGTGCTGCGAGAG GACCCAGCCCGAGGACCGCGCGGGCAGAATGGAAGACGTCCTGGACGAGCTGCTGCAGCACCGGGAGCCCAGAGCCCTGCGGCAGTGCCTCAGGAAG gctctgagcaacTCGCTGCACCCCCTGGGAAAGCTGCTCCGGAGGCTGATGCTGACCTTCCAGGCCACGTATGCCGGCATCGGGGCCAATAAGCACCTGCAGGCGCTGGCCCAGGAGGAGGTGAAGCAGCATGCCCAGGAGCTCTGGGCCGCCTACAG GGGTCTGCTGCAGGTGGCCTTACAGCGCAAGGGCCAGGCTCCAGAGGAAGACGAAGATACAGAGACAAG GGATGTGCAGGTGCATGGATTGGTGCTGCCCCTTATACTGCCCAGCTTCTACTCGGAGCTCTTCACACTCTACCTGCTTCTCCATGAGACGGAGGACGGTCTCTACAGCCAGGGCATTGCCCACCTGAGCCTCTTCCCCGACACCAAGCTGCTTGAGTTCCTGGATGTGCAGAA GCACCTGTGGCCCCTCAAGGACCTCACGCTGACAACCAATCAG AGACTCTCCCTGGTCAGGGACAAGTGCTTCCTGTCAGCCACTGAGTGTCTGCAGAAGATCAT CACCACGGTGGACCCCCGCGAGAAGCTGGAGGTGCTGGAGAGGACATACGGGGAAATTGAGGCCACCGTGTCGCGGGTGCTGGGCCAGGAGCACAAGCTGCCCATGGACGACCTGCTGCCGCTGCTCATCTACGTGGTGTCACGTGCCCG AATCCAGCACCTGGGAGCCGAGATCCACCTGATCCGTGACATGATGGACCCCATCCACACGGGAGGCCTGTATGACTTCTTACTCACGGCCCTGGAG TCCTGTTACGAGCACATCCAGAAGGAAGATATGAGGCTGCACCGCTTTCCCGGCCGCGGGGACTCCAGACGGCCCTGGTAG
- the ALS2CL gene encoding ALS2 C-terminal-like protein isoform X1 translates to MCSPEEEALLRLEEVFSSTLARINSLVLQPLLTAEPSNPQGRECLRLLQQLHKSSQQLWEVTEESLHSLRRRLCHQDSVGLESLLLLCSADRVLRIHVEYIEAYTSCVVVQAFQKAAKKRSEYWRGQRKALRQLLSGVSSEASVGTTLVQALRQPLAHHVQQYVLLLLSLGDTVGERHPTRELVVHAATLFGNLESFMRQALDQATATQALWHTLSSRLRDVLCTPARRLLQDSQHIPVTVTPLRAERVLLFDDALVLLQGHSVHTFDLKLVWVDPGQDGCTFDLLTPEEELSFCSKDPQGRVSVDGLAVEGDSGCVPGPAWEEGLPHAGGGPGAPRAPHLPLPGIHLPRRGSALPGHLRGRVVPGQAPWQGHPEVARWPESRGEFLPGPGARASEDKFDCYKCHWWEGSMCGYGICEYSTDEVYKGYFQAGLRHGFGVLESPPQAPQPCKYTGHWERGQKSGYGIEEDGDRGERYIGMWQADQRHGPGVMVTQAGVCYQGTFQADKMVGPGILLSEDDSLYEGTFTRDLTLVGKGKVTFPNGFTLEGSFGSGPGGGLHTQGVLDTAALPPEPSGTRKRQLGVGAFPAESRWQGVYGPFRDFVSAGCPGDLQEALLGFHVQNSRELRKSQEYLCCERTQPEDRAGRMEDVLDELLQHREPRALRQCLRKALSNSLHPLGKLLRRLMLTFQATYAGIGANKHLQALAQEEVKQHAQELWAAYRGLLQVALQRKGQAPEEDEDTETRDVQVHGLVLPLILPSFYSELFTLYLLLHETEDGLYSQGIAHLSLFPDTKLLEFLDVQKHLWPLKDLTLTTNQRLSLVRDKCFLSATECLQKIITTVDPREKLEVLERTYGEIEATVSRVLGQEHKLPMDDLLPLLIYVVSRARIQHLGAEIHLIRDMMDPIHTGGLYDFLLTALESCYEHIQKEDMRLHRFPGRGDSRRPW, encoded by the exons ATGTGCAGCCCTGAGGAGGAGGCCCTGCTGCGGCTGGAGGAGGTCTTTTCCTCCACCCTCGCCCGCATCAACAGCCTCGTCCTCCAGCCCCTGCTCACGGCTG AGCCCTCGAACCCCCAGGGCAGAGAGTGCCTGCGGCTCTTGCAGCAGCTACACAAGAGCTCCCAGCAGCTCTGGGAGGTGACGGAGGAGAGCCTGCACTCGCTGAGGAGGAGGCTGTGCCACCAGGACTCCGTCGGGCTGGAATCCCTGCTGTTGTTGTGCAGCGCCGACCGCGTTCTACGGATCCACGTAGA GTACATCGAAGCCTACACTAGCTGCGTGGTGGTGCAGGCCTTTCAGAAGGCAGCAAAGAAGAGGAG CGAGTACTGGCGGGGCCAGCGGAAGGCGCTGCGGCAGCTCCTGTCGGGCGTGAGCTCAGAGGCCTCCGTGGGCACAACGCTGGTCCAGGCGCTCCGCCAGCCGCTCGCCCATCACGTGCAGCAGTACGTGCTCCTCCTGCTGAGCCTCGGGGACACCGTTGGGGAG CGTCACCCCACTCGGGAGCTGGTGGTGCACGCGGCCACCCTCTTTGGGAACCTAGAGTCCTTCATGAGGCAGGCGCTGGACCAGGCCACCGCCACGCAGGCCCTCTGGCACACCCTGAGCAGCCGGCTGAGA gaTGTGCTCTGCACCCCTGCTCGCAGACTCCTGCAAGACAGCCAGCACATACCGGTGACGGTCACCCCGCTACGGGCGGAGCGCGTGCTGCTCTTCGATGATGCCCTGGTCTTGCTGCAG GGCCACAGCGTCCACACCTTTGATCTGAAGCTGGTGTGGGTGGATCCTGGGCAGGACGG GTGCACGTTTGATCTCCTCACACCTGAGGAAGAGCTCTCCTTTTGCTCCAAGGACCCCCAGGGCCGGGTGAGTGTGG ATGGTCTGGCAGTGGAAGGTGACTcaggctgtgtgccaggccctgcgtGGGAAGAAGGACTTCCCCATGCTGGGGGCGGGCCTGGAGCCCCCCGAGCCCCCCACCTGCCGCTGCCTGGCATACACCTTCCGCGCCGAGGGTCGGCTCTGCCAGGCCACCTACGAGGGCGAGTGGTGCCGGGGCAGGCCCCATGGCAA GGGCACCCTGAAGTGGCCAGATGGCCGGAATCACGTGGGGAATTTTTGCCAGGGCCTGGAGCACGG GCCTCCGAGGACAAGTTTGACTGTTACAAGTGCCACTGGTGGGAAGGCAGCATGTGTGGCTACGGCATCTGTGA GTACAGCACTGACGAGGTGTACAAAGGCTACTTCCAGGCGGGCCTGCGGCACGGATTCGGGGTCCTTGAGAGCCCCCCACAGGCCCCGCAGCCCTGCAAGTACACGGGCCACTGGGAGAGGGGCCAGAAGAGCGGCTACGGCATCGAGGAGGATGGTGACAG GGGTGAGCGCTATATTGGCATGTGGCAGGCTGACCAGCGCCATGGCCCAGGGGTCATGGTCACCCAGGCGGGTGTCTGCTACCAGGGCACCTTCCAGGCGGACAAGATGGTG GGCCCAGGGATCCTCCTCTCTGAAGACGACTCCTTGTATGAGGGCACCTTCACCAGGGACCTGACCCTTGTGGGGAAG ggcaaggtcaccttccccaATGGCTTCACCCTGGAGGGCTCTTTTGGCAGCGGGCCAGGAGGAGGGCTGCATACCCAGGGCGTGCTGGACACGGCTGCCCTCCCGCCAGAACCGAGTGGCACCCGTAAGAG GCAGCTAGGTGTGGGCGCCTTCCCCGCGGAGAGCCGCTGGCAGGGCGTCTACGGCCCCTTCCGGGACTTCGTTAGCGCCGGCTGCCCTGGGGACTTGCAGGAGGCCCTGCTGGGCTTCCACGTGCAGAACTCGAGGGAGCTTCGCAAGTCCCAGGAGTACCTGTGCTGCGAGAG GACCCAGCCCGAGGACCGCGCGGGCAGAATGGAAGACGTCCTGGACGAGCTGCTGCAGCACCGGGAGCCCAGAGCCCTGCGGCAGTGCCTCAGGAAG gctctgagcaacTCGCTGCACCCCCTGGGAAAGCTGCTCCGGAGGCTGATGCTGACCTTCCAGGCCACGTATGCCGGCATCGGGGCCAATAAGCACCTGCAGGCGCTGGCCCAGGAGGAGGTGAAGCAGCATGCCCAGGAGCTCTGGGCCGCCTACAG GGGTCTGCTGCAGGTGGCCTTACAGCGCAAGGGCCAGGCTCCAGAGGAAGACGAAGATACAGAGACAAG GGATGTGCAGGTGCATGGATTGGTGCTGCCCCTTATACTGCCCAGCTTCTACTCGGAGCTCTTCACACTCTACCTGCTTCTCCATGAGACGGAGGACGGTCTCTACAGCCAGGGCATTGCCCACCTGAGCCTCTTCCCCGACACCAAGCTGCTTGAGTTCCTGGATGTGCAGAA GCACCTGTGGCCCCTCAAGGACCTCACGCTGACAACCAATCAG AGACTCTCCCTGGTCAGGGACAAGTGCTTCCTGTCAGCCACTGAGTGTCTGCAGAAGATCAT CACCACGGTGGACCCCCGCGAGAAGCTGGAGGTGCTGGAGAGGACATACGGGGAAATTGAGGCCACCGTGTCGCGGGTGCTGGGCCAGGAGCACAAGCTGCCCATGGACGACCTGCTGCCGCTGCTCATCTACGTGGTGTCACGTGCCCG AATCCAGCACCTGGGAGCCGAGATCCACCTGATCCGTGACATGATGGACCCCATCCACACGGGAGGCCTGTATGACTTCTTACTCACGGCCCTGGAG TCCTGTTACGAGCACATCCAGAAGGAAGATATGAGGCTGCACCGCTTTCCCGGCCGCGGGGACTCCAGACGGCCCTGGTAG